One Peterkaempfera bronchialis DNA window includes the following coding sequences:
- a CDS encoding amidohydrolase family protein, with amino-acid sequence MLPKDAQIISVDDHVIEHPRVWLDRLPSKYAEVAPRITRLPDGNDAWIYEGEVAGNFALNAVVGKSPKDYGLDPRSYDDMLPGCHDIQERLKDMDTEGVWAQLCFPNMGGFAGSVFARSKDKALANECVKAYNDFILDEWCASAPERQIPLMMTPYWDVEATVAEVRRTAAKGAKSFTFPELPDRLGLPSWHSDHWDPVLAAVTEAGLPLSLHFGSGGSPQASPEAQSSNFTVAISLFGLNSMSATAELLLSPVFHKFPDLKIALSEGGIGWMPYMIERIDYVWERHRWYNQVNRDVRPSELFRDHLFGCFISDNAGIHSRHLIGVDNIMFESDYPHSDSNWPHTRKILESALAEVPDEEAHKMVEWNARKLYNFPRTEPAAG; translated from the coding sequence ATGCTCCCCAAAGACGCGCAGATCATCTCGGTCGACGATCACGTCATAGAGCACCCCCGTGTCTGGCTGGACCGGCTACCCAGCAAGTACGCGGAGGTCGCTCCCCGTATCACCCGGCTCCCGGACGGCAATGACGCCTGGATCTACGAGGGCGAGGTCGCCGGCAACTTCGCACTCAACGCCGTCGTGGGGAAGAGCCCCAAGGACTACGGCCTGGACCCGCGAAGCTACGACGACATGCTGCCGGGCTGCCATGACATCCAGGAGCGGCTCAAGGACATGGACACCGAAGGTGTCTGGGCCCAGCTCTGCTTCCCCAACATGGGAGGCTTCGCGGGCAGCGTCTTCGCCAGGTCCAAGGACAAGGCGCTGGCCAATGAGTGCGTCAAGGCATACAACGACTTCATCCTCGACGAGTGGTGCGCCAGCGCGCCCGAGCGTCAGATCCCGCTGATGATGACGCCGTACTGGGACGTCGAGGCGACGGTGGCCGAGGTCCGGCGGACGGCGGCCAAGGGCGCCAAGTCCTTCACCTTCCCCGAACTGCCGGACCGGCTGGGACTGCCCTCCTGGCACAGCGACCACTGGGATCCGGTCCTGGCCGCCGTCACCGAGGCCGGTCTGCCGCTCTCGCTGCACTTCGGCTCCGGTGGTTCGCCGCAGGCCTCGCCCGAGGCCCAGAGCAGCAACTTCACCGTCGCCATCTCCCTCTTCGGCCTCAACTCGATGAGCGCGACGGCGGAACTGCTGCTCTCACCGGTGTTCCACAAGTTCCCCGACCTGAAGATCGCGCTGTCCGAGGGCGGCATCGGCTGGATGCCGTACATGATCGAGCGGATCGACTACGTCTGGGAGCGGCACCGCTGGTACAACCAGGTCAACCGTGATGTGCGGCCCTCGGAGCTGTTCCGCGACCACCTGTTCGGCTGCTTCATCTCCGACAACGCGGGCATCCACAGCCGTCATCTGATCGGCGTCGACAACATCATGTTCGAGAGCGACTACCCGCACTCGGACAGCAACTGGCCGCACACCCGGAAGATCCTGGAGAGCGCGCTCGCCGAGGTCCCGGACGAGGAAGCGCACAAGATGGTGGAGTGGAACGCGCGCAAGCTCTACAACTTCCCGCGCACCGAACCGGCCGCCGGCTGA
- a CDS encoding ABC transporter permease → MFSYLVAGLVTGAIYAISSLGLVLTYNASRVFNFAQGGMAFFIAYCFYWLRTEQGLPVVLALAISLLVIAPALGLLLWAALLGRLSSATPMVRMAATIGLAVALASGTTLIFGNKQVLQPKGIVGTAERAFTLGGVAVSNEQLTILGAAALLSLLAYLVLKRTTAGLITRGTVDSPLMTSLTGTNANMVVAGTWMVGVAVAGLAGIMITPQVGLNAGGYSTAVAASFAGVVIGRLTNLWWAFFGSLFVGVAQSVVIPWLPDDGFLATSLRPSLPFAIMVLAIVVQAVIRRGVSDDTQTREVASLTSTADRNQARVLALLRSQRGRWDRWVGFAVLAVVVSVVPSVFSDYWVGVITLGVCYAVALLSFRLVTGEAGIIGLCQITFVGIGAVATAQLATVHGLPVVPSMLIGAVISLVCGAVVGVVALPLGQLYAAIVTFAFALLADQAIFTREAFSQYDSGVSLARPVIGGRLFDTNAGYFQFAMAVFLLLAAGLWLLRRSNLGLKFATIRASRNRASTLGLPIYRSRIALFALGAAVAGLGGALLGSFQLIAFPGAYNATIGLTWFALAMAQGSWSMGGAAAAGVSLAVAPALFTTYVPTRLGDLPAVLFGLMAIQVVANPIGINPQLRSAFRALAIKLSPAPTPTPTPSPTLPAADGPAPAMAPVPSEQPSTSGGAQ, encoded by the coding sequence GTGTTCAGTTATCTCGTGGCCGGACTCGTCACAGGCGCGATCTATGCGATCTCTTCCCTGGGCCTCGTCCTGACCTACAACGCCTCACGCGTGTTCAACTTCGCCCAGGGTGGTATGGCGTTCTTCATCGCCTACTGCTTCTACTGGCTGCGCACCGAGCAGGGCCTGCCGGTCGTGCTCGCGCTGGCCATCTCACTGCTCGTCATCGCCCCGGCCCTGGGGCTGCTGCTCTGGGCCGCGCTGCTGGGACGCCTCAGCTCGGCGACGCCGATGGTGCGGATGGCCGCCACCATCGGTCTGGCCGTCGCACTCGCCTCCGGGACGACGCTGATCTTCGGCAACAAGCAGGTGCTCCAGCCGAAGGGCATCGTGGGGACCGCCGAACGCGCCTTCACCCTCGGCGGCGTCGCGGTCAGCAATGAGCAGCTGACCATCCTGGGCGCGGCCGCCCTGCTCTCCCTGCTGGCCTATCTGGTCCTCAAGCGGACGACGGCGGGGCTCATCACCCGTGGCACCGTGGACTCGCCCCTGATGACCTCCCTGACCGGGACCAACGCCAATATGGTCGTCGCGGGGACCTGGATGGTCGGCGTCGCGGTGGCCGGGCTCGCGGGCATCATGATCACCCCTCAGGTGGGCCTCAACGCGGGCGGCTACTCCACGGCGGTCGCCGCCTCGTTCGCGGGGGTGGTGATCGGGCGGCTGACCAACCTGTGGTGGGCGTTCTTCGGCTCGCTCTTCGTCGGCGTGGCCCAGTCCGTGGTGATCCCCTGGCTGCCGGACGACGGGTTCCTGGCGACCTCGCTCCGACCGAGCCTGCCCTTCGCCATCATGGTGCTGGCCATCGTGGTCCAGGCGGTCATCCGGCGCGGGGTCAGCGACGACACGCAGACCCGGGAGGTCGCGTCCCTCACCAGCACGGCCGACCGCAACCAGGCCCGCGTCCTGGCGCTGCTGCGCTCGCAGCGCGGCCGGTGGGACCGCTGGGTCGGCTTCGCGGTGCTGGCCGTGGTGGTCTCGGTGGTGCCGTCGGTCTTCTCCGACTACTGGGTCGGCGTGATCACCCTGGGCGTCTGCTACGCGGTGGCCCTGCTGTCGTTCCGGCTGGTCACCGGTGAGGCCGGCATCATCGGACTCTGCCAGATCACCTTTGTCGGGATCGGGGCCGTGGCGACGGCGCAACTCGCCACGGTGCATGGGCTTCCGGTGGTCCCGTCCATGCTGATCGGCGCCGTGATCTCCCTGGTGTGCGGTGCGGTCGTGGGGGTGGTGGCGCTGCCCCTGGGGCAGCTCTACGCCGCCATCGTCACCTTTGCCTTCGCCCTCCTGGCCGACCAGGCGATCTTCACCCGCGAGGCGTTCTCCCAGTACGACTCCGGAGTCTCACTGGCCCGGCCGGTGATCGGCGGACGGCTCTTCGACACCAACGCCGGCTACTTCCAGTTCGCGATGGCGGTGTTCCTCCTCCTCGCCGCCGGGCTCTGGCTGCTGCGGCGCTCCAACCTCGGTCTGAAGTTCGCCACCATCCGGGCCAGCCGCAACCGCGCCTCGACGCTCGGCCTGCCGATCTACCGCTCGCGGATCGCGCTCTTCGCGCTGGGAGCGGCGGTGGCGGGGCTCGGTGGCGCGCTGCTGGGCAGCTTCCAGCTGATCGCCTTTCCGGGGGCGTACAACGCCACCATCGGACTGACCTGGTTCGCCCTGGCGATGGCCCAGGGCTCCTGGTCGATGGGGGGTGCGGCGGCGGCCGGAGTGTCGCTGGCCGTGGCCCCGGCGCTGTTCACCACCTATGTGCCCACCCGGTTGGGAGACCTTCCCGCCGTGCTCTTCGGCCTGATGGCCATTCAGGTGGTCGCCAACCCGATCGGTATCAACCCGCAGCTCCGGTCGGCCTTCCGGGCACTGGCGATCAAGCTCTCGCCGGCCCCGACCCCGACCCCGACCCCGAGCCCGACCTTGCCGGCGGCCGACGGCCCCGCACCGGCGATGGCACCCGTCCCCAGCGAGCAGCCGAGTACGTCAGGAGGAGCGCAGTGA
- a CDS encoding ABC transporter ATP-binding protein codes for MTTPFVAVDGLTIAYGDAVAVDGISFDLDQGECLAILGPNGAGKSSVAKAFAGLVKPAGGSLVVDGTDLADRRPDQIARSRIAYLPEGRGIFPGLTVAENVALGMRVLPSGERAAAEAQAYELFPVLGRRRKQTAATMSGGEQQMLAVARALMTKPKLLVADEVSLGLAPMVIDAIYEAWASVRSTGLTMIVIEQYVEKALDFADRALVLRRGRVLWTGAADGAADHIVHGYLGNDLAPQA; via the coding sequence ATGACGACACCATTCGTGGCGGTGGACGGCCTGACCATCGCCTACGGCGACGCCGTCGCCGTCGACGGGATCTCGTTCGACCTCGACCAGGGCGAATGCCTGGCGATCCTGGGGCCGAACGGTGCGGGGAAGAGCAGCGTCGCCAAGGCGTTCGCGGGGCTCGTCAAGCCCGCCGGGGGCTCGCTGGTGGTCGACGGGACGGACCTCGCCGACCGCCGACCGGACCAGATCGCCCGCAGCCGTATCGCCTATCTGCCCGAGGGGCGCGGGATCTTCCCGGGCCTCACCGTCGCGGAGAATGTGGCGCTGGGCATGCGGGTGCTGCCGTCGGGCGAACGGGCCGCCGCCGAGGCACAGGCCTATGAGCTCTTCCCGGTCCTCGGCCGGCGCAGGAAGCAGACGGCGGCGACGATGTCCGGTGGTGAGCAGCAGATGCTGGCCGTGGCGCGGGCGCTGATGACCAAGCCGAAGCTGCTGGTCGCCGATGAGGTCAGCCTCGGTCTCGCACCGATGGTCATCGACGCCATCTACGAGGCCTGGGCCTCGGTCCGGTCGACCGGTCTCACGATGATCGTCATCGAGCAGTATGTGGAGAAGGCGCTGGACTTCGCCGACCGCGCCCTGGTGCTCCGGCGCGGACGGGTGCTGTGGACGGGCGCTGCCGACGGCGCCGCCGACCACATCGTGCACGGCTACCTGGGGAACGACCTCGCGCCGCAGGCGTGA
- a CDS encoding CaiB/BaiF CoA transferase family protein, producing MTGAEMRPLTGIRVLDLTLWAFCPSAGAILAGWGADVIHIENPASPDPMRLFSGGSLEQGGAHWMFKHYNRGKRAIALNLAGDDGREILYRLVEQADVFLTSFLPATRQKLGFDVDRIRQVNPDIVYAKGTGAGPRGPESHRGGYDGATWWGRGSLSATAMGVTGVDRPPGMVGHGDGMSGLVLAGGIAAALLQRERTGTAPVVDSSLLGTALWFNGPAVISSAFPPGQQMFTGKPPREEIHWTGNTYRTQDGRFLCLSLLGDHQNEWVDFCRHTDRLDLIDDPRFGTPASRAEHSAALVAILDQVFASRTYEEWGRILLTLRGVWAPIQTPRELHDDPQVVANGLIADVEYPDGPLSLVTPPVMFDEVADAPERAPDFGEHTSEVLTAAGYDAAAIERYRAAGVVA from the coding sequence ATGACCGGCGCAGAAATGCGACCACTCACCGGAATCCGTGTCCTGGACCTGACCCTCTGGGCGTTCTGCCCGTCCGCCGGCGCGATCCTGGCCGGCTGGGGAGCAGACGTCATCCACATCGAGAACCCCGCGTCGCCCGACCCGATGCGGCTCTTCTCCGGCGGTTCGCTGGAGCAGGGCGGCGCCCACTGGATGTTCAAGCACTACAACCGGGGCAAGCGCGCCATCGCGCTGAACCTGGCCGGTGACGACGGGCGCGAGATCCTGTACCGCCTGGTCGAGCAGGCCGATGTCTTTCTCACCAGCTTCCTCCCGGCCACCCGGCAGAAGCTGGGCTTCGACGTCGACCGGATCCGGCAGGTCAACCCGGACATCGTCTACGCCAAGGGCACCGGAGCCGGACCGCGCGGCCCGGAGTCCCACCGAGGCGGCTACGACGGGGCGACCTGGTGGGGCCGGGGCTCGCTCTCCGCCACGGCGATGGGGGTCACCGGGGTGGACCGGCCGCCCGGGATGGTGGGCCACGGCGACGGCATGTCCGGACTGGTCCTGGCGGGCGGCATCGCCGCCGCCCTGCTGCAACGCGAGCGTACGGGCACCGCGCCGGTGGTGGACTCCTCACTGCTGGGCACGGCGCTCTGGTTCAACGGTCCGGCGGTCATCAGCAGCGCATTCCCACCCGGGCAGCAGATGTTCACCGGCAAGCCGCCGCGGGAGGAGATCCACTGGACCGGCAACACCTACCGGACCCAGGACGGGCGCTTCCTCTGCCTCTCGCTGCTCGGCGACCACCAGAACGAGTGGGTCGACTTCTGCCGGCACACCGACCGGCTCGACCTGATCGACGACCCCCGCTTCGGGACCCCGGCCTCCCGCGCCGAGCACAGCGCGGCGCTTGTCGCGATCCTCGACCAGGTCTTCGCGAGCCGGACATACGAGGAGTGGGGCAGGATCCTGCTGACCCTGCGGGGTGTGTGGGCGCCCATCCAGACGCCCCGCGAGCTGCATGACGACCCCCAGGTCGTGGCGAACGGCCTGATCGCGGACGTCGAGTATCCGGACGGCCCGCTCTCCCTGGTGACTCCCCCGGTGATGTTCGACGAGGTGGCCGACGCACCGGAGCGGGCGCCGGACTTCGGCGAGCACACCTCCGAGGTGCTCACCGCCGCCGGGTACGACGCCGCAGCGATCGAGCGGTACCGGGCAGCCGGTGTGGTCGCCTGA
- a CDS encoding Zn-ribbon domain-containing OB-fold protein, translated as MGKPVPIPDQFSAFHWEGAARGELLVQRCDSCRRFQYPPSAVCESCQCRVLTPAKVSGRGSLYARTVLHQAFHPDFADSVPYTVALVDLDDAPGVRILTNIVDADPGELRPGQPLEVTFEKRGDGAIPQFRPVSPVQGGAA; from the coding sequence ATGGGCAAACCCGTCCCCATCCCGGACCAGTTCAGCGCCTTCCACTGGGAAGGAGCCGCCCGAGGAGAACTCCTCGTCCAGCGCTGCGACAGCTGCCGGCGCTTCCAGTACCCGCCGTCGGCCGTCTGCGAGAGCTGCCAGTGCCGGGTGCTGACGCCGGCGAAGGTGAGCGGCCGGGGGTCGCTCTACGCCCGCACCGTCCTGCACCAGGCGTTCCACCCGGACTTCGCCGACTCGGTCCCCTACACCGTGGCTCTGGTCGACCTGGACGACGCCCCGGGAGTACGGATCCTGACCAACATCGTCGACGCGGACCCGGGCGAGCTGCGCCCGGGCCAGCCGCTGGAGGTCACCTTCGAGAAGCGCGGCGACGGCGCCATCCCCCAGTTCCGACCCGTCTCACCGGTCCAAGGAGGAGCAGCATGA
- a CDS encoding ABC transporter ATP-binding protein, protein MTERAEPGEDMALSLRDITVRFGGVCALDHVSIDVPKGSVSGLIGPNGAGKSTLLAVASGLQPVDTGRILVDTEDLTGARPQRFARARMSRTFQAPQLVPEIDVRQHILLGLRSFRSQGWNAKAGALVRGITRSELDRAERLLAELGLSEVARRSPMELPLGLRRLVEVAQCIATDPRILLLDEPSAGLNRVETQAFAAIVSRLSAERGIAVLLVEHDMDLVLEISEQLFVLDFGELIASGATEDVTKDQRVRDAYLGTVKEGA, encoded by the coding sequence ATGACCGAACGTGCCGAGCCCGGCGAGGACATGGCGCTCTCGCTGCGCGACATCACCGTCCGCTTCGGCGGTGTGTGCGCCCTCGACCATGTGTCGATCGACGTTCCCAAGGGCAGTGTCTCCGGACTCATCGGCCCCAACGGCGCCGGCAAGAGCACGCTGCTGGCCGTCGCCTCCGGGCTTCAGCCGGTGGACACGGGCCGGATTCTCGTCGACACCGAGGACCTGACCGGGGCGAGGCCGCAGCGCTTCGCACGCGCCCGGATGTCCAGGACGTTCCAGGCGCCCCAGCTGGTACCCGAGATCGACGTCCGTCAGCACATCCTGCTCGGCCTGCGGTCGTTCCGATCGCAGGGCTGGAACGCCAAGGCGGGTGCGCTGGTCCGCGGGATCACCCGGAGTGAACTGGACCGGGCGGAGCGTCTGCTGGCCGAACTCGGCCTGAGCGAGGTGGCCCGCCGCAGCCCCATGGAGCTTCCGCTCGGCCTGCGGCGCCTGGTCGAGGTGGCCCAGTGCATCGCGACGGATCCGCGCATCCTGCTGCTCGACGAGCCCTCGGCGGGGCTCAACCGGGTGGAGACCCAGGCCTTCGCCGCCATCGTCTCGCGCCTCTCGGCGGAGCGCGGGATCGCGGTCCTGCTGGTGGAGCACGACATGGATTTGGTGCTGGAGATCAGCGAACAGCTCTTCGTCCTCGACTTCGGTGAGCTGATCGCCAGCGGCGCCACCGAGGACGTCACCAAGGACCAGCGCGTCCGGGACGCCTATCTGGGCACCGTGAAGGAGGGGGCATGA
- a CDS encoding thiolase family protein: MRTARTATVVGVGYSSVHRALGVDTRPLAVDACLGALDDAGLATSDIDAIFEYPGVGTQNATLVQRLLGIGDLKAYADIGGTGPSGLAAALSAVAAVESGICEVALVYRSVDREWGQQSGTVVAPPANGPAQFQTPYGDFGGIIPAIGMKKFRRLAELGGSEEDYGWIAVNARRWAALNERAVLRTPVTMDDYLESRFVAEPLRLLDCDYPVTGVCATVITTAERARDLAAIPVTVDSSAFGTGSRPDWTFTDDFIFGGTIGCAQRLWENASVSVGDVDVAELYDGFTHITLSWVEALGFCGIGEFGDWVDSGKRIAPGGDLPLNTNGGQLAAGRLHGLAFLNEAVEQLRGDCGERQVPDARVAVVANAHGPQCGAMVLTR, translated from the coding sequence ATGAGGACGGCACGCACCGCGACCGTGGTCGGCGTCGGCTATTCGAGCGTGCACCGCGCGCTGGGCGTGGACACCCGGCCGCTGGCGGTGGACGCATGCCTGGGCGCGCTGGACGACGCGGGGCTGGCCACCTCGGACATCGACGCCATCTTCGAGTACCCGGGAGTGGGCACCCAGAACGCCACCCTGGTCCAGCGGCTGCTCGGCATCGGCGACCTCAAGGCCTACGCGGACATCGGGGGTACCGGGCCGTCCGGCCTGGCAGCCGCGCTGAGCGCGGTCGCCGCCGTGGAGTCGGGCATCTGCGAGGTCGCCCTGGTGTACCGGTCGGTGGACCGCGAGTGGGGCCAGCAGTCCGGGACCGTGGTCGCGCCCCCGGCCAACGGACCGGCCCAGTTCCAGACCCCGTACGGGGACTTCGGCGGCATCATCCCGGCGATCGGCATGAAGAAGTTCCGCAGGCTGGCGGAGCTGGGCGGCAGCGAGGAGGACTACGGCTGGATCGCCGTCAATGCCCGCCGATGGGCCGCCCTCAACGAACGCGCGGTGCTCAGGACGCCGGTCACCATGGACGACTACCTGGAGTCGCGCTTCGTCGCCGAGCCGCTCCGCCTGCTGGACTGCGACTACCCCGTCACCGGCGTCTGCGCCACCGTCATCACCACCGCCGAGCGGGCGCGCGACCTGGCCGCCATCCCGGTGACCGTCGACTCCAGCGCCTTCGGCACCGGCTCACGCCCCGACTGGACCTTCACCGACGACTTCATCTTCGGCGGCACCATCGGCTGCGCGCAGCGCCTCTGGGAGAACGCGTCCGTGAGCGTCGGCGACGTCGATGTCGCCGAGCTGTACGACGGGTTCACCCACATCACCCTGTCCTGGGTCGAAGCGCTGGGCTTCTGCGGCATCGGCGAGTTCGGCGACTGGGTGGACTCCGGCAAGCGCATCGCCCCGGGCGGCGATCTGCCGCTCAACACCAACGGCGGGCAGTTGGCCGCCGGACGCCTGCACGGCCTGGCCTTCCTCAACGAGGCCGTCGAGCAGCTGCGGGGCGACTGCGGCGAGCGCCAGGTCCCGGACGCGCGGGTCGCCGTGGTGGCCAACGCCCACGGGCCGCAGTGCGGCGCCATGGTCCTCACCCGATGA
- a CDS encoding ABC transporter substrate-binding protein — translation MTSQEVKVAVIDPQTGPSATTFDGFLQAAKARFALQNDEGGVNGRKITVVSGDDMGDGAQQVAAARNAVQSQQVFGVLSASRVDTMYDYLKQQNVPVLGYPGQPAYAANKNAFGFAGASATGYVSTAQMLRMKEGGATNLANLAHNSAGAINSAKGIDFAAEKVGLKVGMKQWDIPLGSFDATAVAIKMKRAGVDALSAQLLTDSSVSILKALRAQGVKLKSVLVAGVYDPKVSSQISDLLQGAIVTPVGTVPTELGTPATKKYVDTMAKYAPDTPPNVGFAGPGYVSADLFIRGLEAAGSCVSRSNFIDSLRKVKDYDGAGLLVTPAVFAPAELPNGTPYVKCAWYAVYKGTAWVPDAEATCGELYKFD, via the coding sequence GTGACCTCACAGGAGGTCAAGGTCGCGGTCATCGACCCCCAGACCGGCCCGTCGGCGACGACCTTCGACGGTTTCCTCCAGGCGGCGAAGGCCCGCTTCGCGCTCCAGAACGACGAGGGCGGGGTCAACGGCCGCAAGATCACCGTGGTGTCGGGCGACGACATGGGCGACGGCGCGCAGCAGGTCGCCGCCGCGCGCAACGCCGTCCAGTCCCAGCAGGTCTTCGGCGTGCTGTCGGCATCGCGCGTCGACACCATGTACGACTACCTGAAGCAGCAGAACGTACCGGTGTTGGGATATCCCGGTCAGCCCGCCTATGCGGCCAACAAGAACGCGTTCGGTTTCGCCGGCGCCTCCGCCACCGGCTACGTCTCGACAGCCCAGATGCTGCGGATGAAGGAAGGGGGAGCGACCAACCTCGCCAACCTCGCCCACAACTCGGCCGGCGCCATCAACTCCGCCAAGGGCATCGACTTCGCCGCCGAGAAGGTGGGCCTGAAGGTCGGCATGAAGCAGTGGGACATCCCGCTGGGCTCCTTCGACGCCACCGCCGTCGCGATCAAGATGAAGCGGGCGGGGGTCGACGCGCTCTCCGCCCAGCTGCTGACCGACTCCAGCGTCTCCATCCTCAAGGCGCTGCGGGCGCAGGGCGTCAAGCTCAAGAGCGTCCTCGTGGCCGGCGTCTACGATCCCAAGGTCTCCAGCCAGATCTCGGACCTCCTCCAGGGAGCGATCGTCACCCCGGTCGGCACCGTGCCCACGGAACTCGGCACCCCCGCCACCAAGAAGTACGTGGACACCATGGCGAAGTACGCCCCCGACACCCCGCCGAACGTCGGGTTCGCCGGCCCCGGCTATGTCTCGGCCGACCTCTTCATCCGTGGGCTGGAGGCCGCCGGGTCCTGTGTGTCGCGCAGCAACTTCATCGACAGCCTCCGCAAGGTGAAGGACTACGACGGAGCCGGCCTGCTGGTGACGCCCGCCGTCTTCGCGCCGGCCGAGCTGCCGAACGGCACCCCGTACGTCAAGTGCGCGTGGTACGCCGTCTACAAGGGCACCGCGTGGGTGCCGGACGCCGAGGCCACCTGCGGCGAGCTCTACAAGTTCGACTGA